A section of the Leptospira kobayashii genome encodes:
- a CDS encoding NDP-hexose 2,3-dehydratase family protein produces MNYSEKISISIEAIKGENSMDDFWSWYNTRLAKNAFDITEIPLRDVSNWNYNDESVSHSSGKFFKVYGIEVETDFYGKRKWDQPIISQPEIGILGFIVREIKGILHFLVQAKMEPGNINILQISPSVQATKSNYTRVHGGNSTPFIENFLFKKDESVVYDQLQSEQGSRFLKKRNRNMILDLTNVDFPDSIPDDFFWLTLGQLKALLNVDNIINMDSRTVLSGLPNYTVGNTSYKKNIYSDSLRADDEKSFRPLSYLFSWIANLKSNFEIKANLKPLIEMKGWVTSDEKISSSGDRCFDVIGVKIGASNREVKSWSQPILASKHVLLNGIVMQKLGGVPHLLFQAAFEPGNFDGVELAPTVQSSLLEFDHDPSNPNLSFAGYFDKDFSDKEVLYDSLQSEEGGRFYHDQNRYSIIHLKENTIDKIPENYMWITLNQAKKLILINNIFNVESRSLLSCMI; encoded by the coding sequence ATGAATTATTCGGAAAAAATATCAATCTCCATAGAGGCGATAAAAGGTGAAAATTCCATGGATGATTTTTGGTCCTGGTATAACACTCGTCTTGCGAAAAATGCATTCGATATCACCGAGATTCCTTTAAGAGATGTTTCAAATTGGAACTATAATGACGAGTCCGTTTCCCATTCTTCCGGAAAGTTTTTTAAAGTCTACGGAATCGAAGTTGAAACGGATTTTTACGGGAAAAGAAAATGGGATCAACCTATTATATCTCAACCGGAAATAGGAATACTCGGTTTTATCGTTAGGGAAATCAAAGGAATATTGCACTTCTTGGTTCAGGCGAAAATGGAACCCGGGAATATCAACATACTTCAGATTTCGCCTTCCGTGCAAGCAACTAAGAGTAATTATACGAGGGTTCATGGAGGCAATTCGACCCCTTTTATAGAGAATTTTCTTTTTAAGAAGGACGAGTCGGTTGTTTACGACCAGTTGCAATCGGAGCAAGGATCCAGGTTTTTAAAGAAAAGAAATCGAAATATGATTTTGGATCTTACTAATGTTGACTTTCCCGATTCTATTCCCGATGATTTTTTTTGGTTAACACTCGGGCAATTGAAAGCGTTATTGAATGTGGATAATATTATCAATATGGATTCACGGACTGTGCTTTCGGGACTTCCCAATTATACCGTTGGCAATACGTCTTATAAGAAAAACATATATTCGGATTCCCTCCGAGCGGATGATGAAAAATCATTTCGTCCTCTATCTTATTTATTCTCATGGATTGCCAATCTGAAATCCAATTTCGAAATCAAAGCGAATTTAAAACCTTTGATCGAAATGAAAGGCTGGGTTACATCGGATGAAAAAATTTCCTCTTCTGGTGATCGCTGTTTTGATGTGATCGGTGTGAAAATAGGCGCTTCCAATAGGGAAGTCAAATCCTGGTCACAACCGATTCTAGCGTCAAAACATGTACTGTTGAACGGGATTGTCATGCAGAAGTTAGGCGGTGTGCCTCATTTGTTATTTCAGGCGGCTTTTGAACCAGGCAATTTCGACGGAGTTGAATTGGCTCCTACCGTACAAAGCTCTCTTTTGGAATTCGATCATGATCCTTCGAATCCGAATTTGTCATTTGCAGGTTATTTCGATAAAGACTTTTCGGATAAGGAAGTATTGTATGATTCTCTTCAGTCAGAGGAAGGTGGGCGTTTTTATCACGATCAAAATAGATACAGTATCATTCATCTGAAAGAAAATACAATTGATAAGATCCCCGAAAACTATATGTGGATCACATTGAATCAGGCTAAAAAATTAATTTTGATTAATAATATATTCAATGTCGAATCCCGTAGTCTTCTATCTTGCATGATTTAG
- a CDS encoding methyltransferase, TIGR04325 family translates to MQTDKQKEWYRGDYVSWKDAVADCSGYTAPNILEKVKNSLLKVKNGEAVYERDSILFDEVQYSFPLLVCLLYVASASNNRLKLIDFGGSLGSSFFQNRKYLNHITDLSWSIVEQKHFVACGNEFFKDQHLSFFETISESKDIKNPNVILLSSVLPYLEDPYRMIEEILTFDFDFIIMDRTPFLFDDTSDKLLIQIVPPEIYEAEIPIWFINYKKFISLMNRKYVLHSSFDSMEEDFPKNLNIKNKCLLFEKEKYANK, encoded by the coding sequence ATGCAAACCGATAAACAGAAAGAATGGTATCGAGGCGACTATGTTTCCTGGAAGGATGCAGTTGCAGATTGTTCCGGATATACCGCTCCGAATATATTGGAGAAGGTAAAAAATTCCCTTCTTAAGGTTAAAAACGGGGAAGCAGTCTACGAAAGGGACTCGATATTGTTCGATGAAGTCCAATATTCCTTCCCCTTGTTAGTCTGCCTTTTGTATGTTGCAAGCGCTTCGAATAATCGGTTGAAGTTGATCGATTTCGGCGGATCTTTAGGAAGTTCTTTCTTTCAAAATCGGAAATACCTAAATCATATTACCGATCTTAGTTGGTCGATCGTTGAACAAAAACATTTCGTCGCATGCGGTAATGAATTTTTCAAGGATCAACATCTGAGCTTCTTTGAAACGATTTCCGAATCTAAGGATATTAAAAACCCGAATGTTATCTTGCTTTCCAGCGTTTTGCCCTACTTGGAAGACCCGTATCGAATGATTGAAGAAATTTTGACATTTGATTTCGATTTTATCATAATGGATCGGACCCCTTTTCTTTTTGATGATACTTCGGACAAACTGCTGATACAAATTGTTCCGCCCGAGATATACGAAGCGGAGATTCCGATTTGGTTTATTAATTATAAGAAATTTATATCCCTGATGAATAGGAAGTATGTTCTACATAGTTCGTTCGATTCAATGGAAGAAGATTTTCCGAAAAATTTGAATATAAAGAATAAGTGTTTATTGTTTGAAAAGGAAAAATATGCAAATAAGTAG
- a CDS encoding sugar 3,4-ketoisomerase, protein MISNHLDLSVVKEIVFQDHKDDRGRLTSVEYGKNIPFEIKRTFLVHQVTPGGLRGRHAHTDTDQVLTVVHGSYEIFVSNGIESKTFLMNNPGVGIYIPAMFWIRMGKFENDAVCLVYASTIYDMKKSIRTWEEYLSALGIEQRPEDL, encoded by the coding sequence ATGATATCGAATCACTTAGACTTATCAGTTGTAAAAGAAATTGTATTTCAAGACCATAAGGATGATCGGGGGAGGTTGACTTCCGTTGAGTACGGAAAGAATATTCCTTTTGAAATCAAGAGGACATTCCTCGTCCATCAGGTAACTCCCGGCGGTCTGAGAGGTCGTCATGCACATACTGACACCGATCAGGTGTTAACTGTTGTTCACGGATCATACGAAATTTTTGTGAGCAACGGAATTGAATCCAAAACTTTTTTAATGAACAATCCGGGAGTTGGAATCTATATTCCTGCGATGTTTTGGATACGCATGGGTAAATTTGAGAATGATGCTGTTTGTCTCGTTTATGCGAGCACAATCTACGATATGAAAAAATCAATCAGAACATGGGAAGAATATCTTTCTGCCTTGGGAATCGAACAAAGACCGGAAGATCTATGA
- a CDS encoding class I SAM-dependent methyltransferase: protein MQISSPITGKDNVKVLREFSTGDIVRRWSELFGLNIENEFHGHDKIYLCLCVESGLRFYFPSDVAGSDSLYKSLSEKFDWYYGSEKWEFDIAFDIMKRFAPKSLLEIGAGRGHFIEKIQTLGISSLGLEFNKEALAFTKKKNLPIINSTMEAMIREKKNYDAVVSFEVFEHLTNPKAYLEESLALLNKGGLLLIAVPNAKSFIRHADVALEMPPHHMLSMDVGFFKYIAKTYDLEILKVLYEPLAEYHIDYYIWMIKQGYFSFTPSRKVNKVISVFLSAFRKLLEFKTVRSFFRGQTIMVVFRKK from the coding sequence ATGCAAATAAGTAGTCCTATTACCGGTAAAGATAATGTAAAGGTACTTAGAGAATTTTCGACTGGTGATATTGTTCGCAGGTGGAGCGAACTTTTCGGTTTGAATATTGAAAACGAATTCCATGGTCATGATAAAATCTACTTATGCTTATGCGTTGAATCGGGACTTAGATTTTATTTTCCATCCGACGTTGCAGGATCCGATTCTCTTTATAAAAGTCTTTCTGAAAAATTCGATTGGTATTATGGCAGTGAGAAATGGGAATTCGATATCGCTTTTGATATAATGAAACGGTTTGCTCCGAAGTCATTGCTTGAAATCGGAGCGGGGCGGGGGCATTTCATCGAGAAGATCCAAACACTGGGGATTTCCAGTTTGGGATTGGAATTCAATAAGGAAGCGCTTGCTTTTACAAAAAAGAAAAATTTACCGATTATAAATTCCACTATGGAAGCCATGATTCGGGAAAAGAAAAACTACGATGCGGTAGTGAGTTTTGAAGTCTTTGAGCATTTGACAAATCCGAAAGCTTATCTGGAAGAGTCATTAGCTTTGTTAAATAAAGGTGGTTTGTTACTCATCGCGGTTCCGAATGCCAAAAGTTTTATAAGACATGCCGATGTGGCATTGGAGATGCCTCCGCATCATATGTTGAGTATGGATGTAGGTTTTTTCAAATACATAGCCAAAACATACGATTTGGAAATTTTGAAGGTTTTATACGAACCTTTGGCTGAATATCATATCGATTATTATATTTGGATGATAAAACAAGGATACTTTTCCTTTACTCCTAGTAGAAAAGTGAATAAAGTAATATCCGTTTTCTTAAGTGCGTTCAGGAAATTGTTGGAATTCAAAACAGTCCGATCGTTTTTCCGAGGACAAACGATCATGGTTGTCTTTAGAAAAAAATAA
- a CDS encoding FkbM family methyltransferase translates to MGFFSKKQKINISEQTGFPSFSQEGEDMILREIFENKNEGFYVDIGAYDPIRFSNTNYFYQLGWNGINIEPSPDAIAKFNNLRKRDINLNYGVSRSSGNLEYYNFEEAALNTFDPERVSFLEKNSPYRYNKKLNIPVAPLTEILTKYSKNQKIDFMNIDVEWHELDVLKSNDWDLFRPKVLLVEILNFDLNTISKNPVHILLKDFGYHFECKTPRTSFYLDTKNQ, encoded by the coding sequence ATGGGATTTTTTTCGAAAAAACAAAAGATAAATATATCGGAACAAACAGGATTTCCTTCCTTTTCTCAGGAAGGGGAAGACATGATCCTTCGTGAAATCTTTGAGAACAAAAATGAAGGATTTTACGTTGATATAGGCGCTTATGATCCAATTCGTTTTTCAAATACGAATTATTTTTACCAGCTGGGTTGGAATGGTATCAACATAGAACCTTCTCCTGATGCGATAGCAAAATTCAATAATTTGAGGAAACGCGATATCAATTTGAATTACGGAGTATCGAGGTCTTCTGGAAATTTAGAATATTATAATTTTGAAGAAGCCGCTTTGAATACATTCGATCCTGAAAGAGTGAGTTTTCTTGAGAAAAATTCCCCTTACAGATACAATAAGAAATTGAATATTCCGGTTGCTCCTTTGACTGAAATTCTTACGAAATATTCTAAAAACCAAAAGATCGATTTTATGAATATAGATGTGGAGTGGCATGAATTGGATGTTTTGAAATCCAATGATTGGGACTTGTTTCGCCCTAAAGTTTTACTGGTTGAAATTTTAAATTTCGATTTGAATACAATATCGAAAAACCCCGTTCACATTTTATTAAAAGACTTCGGATATCATTTTGAATGCAAGACTCCGAGGACTTCGTTTTATTTAGATACGAAGAATCAATGA